Proteins from one uncultured Anaeromusa sp. genomic window:
- a CDS encoding YhcH/YjgK/YiaL family protein → MIVGHMRYLEQDRQWLPTEVVKVLDWMAAADWNRLEDGRYELEGAEVYVGVQHYKTTPAAEKQPESHQAYVDIQYMPLGREVIGAEPLTDEHEESSIELEERDLIFYHEGVQESSLVLAPGMYAVFFPWDVHRPGCRATEAAETVCKAVGKVRVERLVTESE, encoded by the coding sequence ATGATCGTAGGGCATATGCGTTATTTAGAGCAAGACCGGCAATGGCTGCCGACAGAGGTAGTGAAAGTGCTGGACTGGATGGCGGCGGCGGATTGGAACCGCTTGGAGGATGGCCGTTATGAGCTGGAAGGTGCAGAGGTTTATGTAGGGGTGCAGCACTATAAAACAACTCCGGCCGCAGAAAAGCAGCCGGAGTCGCATCAAGCTTATGTGGATATTCAGTATATGCCTTTGGGGCGCGAAGTGATCGGCGCGGAGCCGCTGACAGACGAGCATGAGGAAAGCAGTATTGAGCTGGAAGAGCGGGATTTGATTTTTTACCATGAAGGCGTGCAGGAGAGTTCTTTGGTTTTGGCTCCCGGCATGTACGCTGTATTTTTTCCCTGGGACGTGCACCGTCCGGGCTGCAGGGCTACAGAAGCGGCGGAGACCGTCTGCAAAGCCGTGGGCAAAGTGCGCGTAGAGCGGCTGGTGACGGAATCCGAATAA
- a CDS encoding type III PLP-dependent enzyme yields MNAQIRLTEEETKALAKEHGTPLLVVSTKRVTENYQYLKRKLPRVEVHYAMKANPDEHIVRTLADLGSCFDVASAGEMEALTAMGIAAARIVYANPVKTAEGLETAKRLGIHRFTYDSASEVDKMAAVIPGGEVLLRVRVENPEALVDLNKKFGASVGEALELLRRARDKGLCVKGLCFHVGSQSATADAYVRALKQCRDLFDLAAEEGMHLTTLDIGGGFPIPINGQDINLDEMTETIQKYVDELFPDTELWSEPGRFLCGTAVQLITQVIGVKNRDEQVWYFLDEGVYGSFSGIFFDHWNYEFVYFKDGEQHPATFAGPSCDSLDILYRGHNAPALEEGDLILVPDCGAYTSASATTFNGFAKAKSIVWETENTKSYTVLKNEQRHFIADAV; encoded by the coding sequence ATGAACGCGCAAATCCGACTGACAGAAGAAGAAACAAAAGCCTTGGCTAAGGAGCATGGCACCCCGTTATTGGTGGTGTCTACCAAGAGGGTAACGGAAAATTACCAATACTTGAAGCGAAAGCTGCCCCGCGTTGAGGTGCACTATGCAATGAAAGCCAATCCAGACGAACATATTGTCCGGACGTTGGCCGATCTGGGATCTTGTTTCGATGTCGCCTCGGCAGGCGAGATGGAAGCGCTCACAGCGATGGGCATTGCTGCTGCGAGGATTGTATATGCCAATCCCGTAAAGACGGCAGAAGGTTTGGAAACGGCGAAACGCCTGGGTATTCATAGATTTACTTACGACAGCGCCAGCGAGGTGGATAAGATGGCCGCGGTGATTCCCGGGGGCGAAGTGCTCCTGCGGGTGCGGGTGGAAAACCCCGAGGCGCTGGTGGATTTGAACAAAAAATTTGGCGCCTCTGTCGGCGAGGCCTTGGAACTTTTGCGTCGGGCTCGGGACAAGGGCTTGTGCGTGAAGGGCCTTTGCTTCCATGTGGGCAGCCAGTCTGCTACAGCGGACGCCTATGTGCGCGCTCTCAAGCAATGCCGGGATCTTTTTGACCTGGCGGCGGAAGAGGGCATGCACTTGACCACGCTGGATATTGGGGGCGGCTTCCCGATTCCTATAAACGGTCAGGACATCAATTTGGATGAAATGACGGAAACCATCCAGAAATACGTCGATGAATTGTTTCCCGATACCGAGCTTTGGTCCGAACCGGGGCGTTTTCTCTGCGGTACGGCGGTGCAGTTGATAACCCAGGTTATCGGCGTTAAAAATCGGGATGAGCAAGTGTGGTACTTCTTGGACGAAGGCGTGTATGGCTCATTTTCCGGCATATTCTTCGACCATTGGAATTACGAATTTGTTTATTTTAAAGACGGGGAGCAGCATCCGGCGACCTTTGCGGGGCCTAGCTGTGATTCGTTGGACATCCTCTACCGGGGCCATAATGCGCCGGCGTTGGAGGAAGGCGATCTAATTCTTGTGCCGGACTGCGGCGCGTATACGTCTGCTTCCGCCACGACCTTCAATGGTTTTGCCAAAGCGAAGAGCATTGTTTGGGAGACGGAGAATACAAAGAGCTACACAGTTTTGAAAAATGAGCAACGTCATTTTATTGCTGACGCTGTATAA
- a CDS encoding VOC family protein, translated as MKYMSTLLAVRDMEKSKQFYTKILGLAVISDFGDNVILTGGIALQTVATWVAFLQKEEEDISFANHASELYFEENDMVFFMESLQRQEIRYVHPLFEHRWGQRVVRFYDPDGHIIEVGENMAMVVQRFLKKGLSIEETALRMEVSLEYVRACLRKCESD; from the coding sequence ATGAAATACATGAGCACGTTGCTTGCGGTCCGCGATATGGAAAAATCGAAGCAATTTTACACAAAAATACTAGGTCTTGCCGTTATATCCGACTTTGGGGACAATGTAATTTTGACAGGCGGCATTGCGCTGCAGACGGTGGCAACTTGGGTTGCTTTTTTGCAAAAAGAGGAGGAAGATATTTCTTTTGCAAACCATGCAAGCGAGCTTTATTTTGAGGAAAATGACATGGTTTTTTTCATGGAATCGCTGCAGCGGCAAGAGATACGATATGTTCATCCTCTTTTCGAGCACCGCTGGGGGCAAAGAGTGGTGCGCTTTTATGATCCTGATGGGCATATTATTGAAGTTGGCGAGAACATGGCGATGGTGGTACAGCGTTTTTTAAAGAAGGGCTTATCGATAGAAGAAACGGCTTTGCGAATGGAAGTATCCTTAGAATATGTGCGAGCCTGCCTTAGAAAATGCGAGAGTGACTAA
- a CDS encoding methyltransferase domain-containing protein has product MSLLAERAEFMLRFLEEPAKIGSITPSSLFLTRKMLAGLPWERMETIVELGAGTGVFTKYMVEHKPEFCQALIIEQNYEMREKLRRRYPGFYYGAKAEDVSVLLQYFALPKADCVISGLPFAAFSRAQQHQVLLAVSQSLQPDGRFVAFQYSLQLKSVLKKYFREVKVAFMPLNFPPAFIYYCKK; this is encoded by the coding sequence ATGAGTTTGCTTGCAGAACGGGCGGAGTTTATGCTTCGCTTTCTAGAAGAGCCTGCTAAAATCGGCAGTATTACTCCTAGCTCCCTATTTTTGACGCGTAAAATGCTAGCCGGGCTGCCTTGGGAGCGTATGGAAACAATTGTCGAGCTGGGAGCTGGAACAGGAGTTTTTACGAAATACATGGTCGAGCATAAACCGGAATTTTGCCAAGCTTTAATAATAGAACAAAACTATGAAATGCGGGAAAAGCTGCGTCGTCGATATCCTGGGTTTTATTACGGAGCAAAGGCGGAAGACGTGAGCGTCTTACTGCAATATTTCGCGCTTCCTAAAGCCGACTGTGTTATTTCTGGTTTGCCTTTTGCTGCTTTTTCCCGAGCGCAGCAGCATCAAGTACTGTTGGCTGTAAGTCAATCGCTGCAGCCGGACGGACGTTTTGTGGCCTTTCAATATTCACTGCAGCTAAAAAGTGTCTTGAAAAAGTATTTTCGCGAAGTGAAGGTAGCGTTTATGCCGTTGAATTTTCCGCCTGCCTTTATCTATTACTGCAAAAAATAG